The Vitis riparia cultivar Riparia Gloire de Montpellier isolate 1030 chromosome 3, EGFV_Vit.rip_1.0, whole genome shotgun sequence genome segment ATGACATAACAAACAACTGGATATGTTACTGTAATTAttcagtattttttttctttgcttgaaGTCATAGTGTTGCATGTTGATGAGTTCTGTCTGTTGCATGCATACATACTAACTTAATTGACTATAAAGAGTGTAAACCTGGTTCATTTCTTCTAGGAGAAgtacttttaatttttgtcCTTGTTCCCAGACCTGCAGTTCCTGTTTACAAGAGGGAGCTAATTAATTGCTattataataatcaaaataaaagtaaaatgagagaaaaagcaGCTGACTCCCAATGGAAgccctttgaaaaagaaaatgttgcaTTGCAAGTGCTTTTGTAACTAGTTTGCTAACTTTTAATTTagacaccaaaaaaaaaaggaacaaaaaataaggggaaaaaagGGTTCCAAACTCCACCAGTTTAACCACCTTCAAGTGTCATATTTCAATTAGATTTTCTGGTTGATGCTTATGAAGTGTGTTATTAAATGAATGAAGataacttgttttctttttgctgATGGGCTCTTTTGGTTGAAACCAATATTGCAGCTAAGAAATTACCAGTTAATGGGGTTGGTCATGGCAATTGAAGCAGACAAAGTTTCTACATTCCGGAAGGAGTTGCACACTTTGATAGATGAACCCTGAGGCTATGAAAAGGTGCACCAATTTGCTAGTGACTTGATCTGTTTTCCTTGTCTGATGTGTATgcaaaaatttccaatttcaccAACATCTCACCTTTATTGCAGATCTAGGTTTCCAATTTTGGTACATCTTCAACCTATTTTTGGGGCTTTACCGGCACAGAGGGTCTGTTTCCAGAAGTGCTCAATTTTGTACGTTTTTTTCTTAAGTAACCTTTGTAGTGAGTAATTAATTCGATATTTGAATATGGATATGGTAAATGATGTATCagttttttaaatggaaatgcATTGTAAAGAATCACAGCCTTCATACAGTCTGTTTTGATCAGTGTCTCTTTTTGagtttcattcttttttttttttttttgataaataaaacagTTGTTGTATTAAAGAAGTCTGATACTCTATTTTAGCTATACTTGAAAGTTGGTATGTTTTTCATGTAGTTTCACCACTTCCAAAATTTCctgttttgtttgtttccttCTCTTCTTACAAGGCATGAAAAATAAGCTTCTTATGAATTGTATAGGCATATAAATGTGTAAATGCTTGGTAAAAAACATTATGATCCCTGGCATCTAGAAAATCTATTTTCTTGGCTTCTTGGTTGATATAGGcatataaatgtataaatgtGTTGGTTTATTTCTgcttttatgcttttttttgTATTGGGTTTTTTATGTTATGGAAAATTATGTTGCTCTTATTTGATATCTGAAATAGTAGGCTAAGTTGAGCTAAGATTGGAATTCTAGTTTCAGTGAATTGGTGAAATTTTACTTTAGATGGGGAGTTGTTTTAAATAGGCTGGGATTTATTGGGTGGGGCATTCATTATACTTCATGTTCGACCTTAAAAAATTGGATAAAAAGTTGTGTtagattatgattttaataCACACCTCCCTCGTGAATTGTTGCACCAATTAGTAACCCAAGATTCCAGACTTTTATTAAATGTAGAGAGATCCACCAGGGAAAAAATACTATAGATGCAAGGTATAGAAGGGGATTGAATGCTTTCAAGTCATTTACTGTTGTTGTTTAGTTTCAGATAGGATCTACTGAGTGGGTTGAACAAAAccttttgaatttggattcCAAAGTTGTAGCATACCTTTCTTGTCTGTTCAAAGGCAAGGCTTCTTTTCTGGGGCAACTCCTTAGCTAGATAATCTTCTCATTGAGGTTGCAAAGAAGGTACCAAAAAATAGCCGTAAAAGTTCACAAAATGGTTGATATTAAATCCTTTTGGGTCTGAATTGATGACAACCTGGTATTTTAGACAATGtctaaattatgatttaaaataaattccagGTCAAGGATCTAAGTGAAAGGGAGAGTGTTGAAGGTACAACATGTGTTTcagtattgaaaatttttattaactattggattttttttttccagtatGAAAAATCAATTAGGTTTGAATCTGAATGATACCGCCTAAGTATTCTTTCTGCCTAAATATGTGTGGTTGGTTGGTCAAAGAAGCTTGGACCATTTCAAGTCAATGAAAACTCAACATGGGCCAAAACCTAGGTGAAACTTGCTGTTATTGCATGGTGGTATTCTTGGTCAAAACTGAAAGTTCATGATGAAAAAAGCAAGATTTAAGGTCACATAATTATCGTGATATTAAACTGAGAAGAGATGTTATAGGCTTTAGAAGAGAGTGATTAAGTAGTACTAAGACATGAAATAGGAGTATCAGACAACTAGTATCCTTTTACCAAGGAAGATCAACTATGGAAGGCATTTTATTATAGTAATTAGGCAATTGGTGAAAAGGTTTAGAGACAAGTAAGACCTTCATATACTAACtatgaatttaagaaaaaacatatgAGAGGGTTCTTAGAATAGTAACCTGGTGGCgtttcaaaaatggaaaaaatgttATTAGATTAATTGATAGTGATAAAGAACATAAATAATCATGCAGTAATTAAAGTAATGAAGAACAATTGGAAATGAGAGACCTATATTTTCAATCATGATAGGTAAAGACGGActttttcttccatcttttGAATTGATTATGGTCAAATTTGTTAAGCATTTTGAAGAAGGGTCTCCCGGTGTGTTATCTGCTGACAATATGGTCTAGTTTCTTCAAACTAAGTTGGCACAGAAGCCAAAAGTAACCTTCTTTGTTGTCCTGTGTACAGTGAAGAAGTCTCAACCATGATAGGTAAAGATGGGCTATTTATATGGAATTAAACATTCATGTGAAGCACTAAAGGACTTCTATTTGTACTCTTTTCCATTGGACTCACCTACATATTCAAGATGGACCTGTTTCCTTGTTAgactttattgattggttgagtGTGTGTTAGTGAGAGGGTGTTTTGTGTGCTCATTTGAGttgtttctgtttttgttttaacATCCTTTGTATACCTCCCATGTGCTTGGGGTGTGGCCCCCCACTCTTTGATTGACGTCTTTTATATATTCTCATTTGCCTATATGCTCTCTGAATTGGTCTTGGACCAATTTGTTAAGCATTTTGAAGAAGAGGTCTGCTAGTGTGTTGTTTGTTCATAATATTGCCTAGTTTGATCAAAGTAGCTGGTGTAGAAGCCAGAGAACTTAAGGGTTGTATATGGAATTTAGTTTTAGGAAACCCAGGGAGAGAAATGAAGGAATACTAGAGATTATGAAATAATTGAGGTATGAAGACGtgtaaaaatacttttttttttgccttgtaTAAACTGCAGAATGATCCTAGAACCACCAAACTGTTAATCACGCTTTGATCACATGGCCATAATTCATCCACTGGATTTAGGTTCCGTTCTCCTTAAAAACTCAAGGACACAGGTATGAGCCTGTATAACAGATCCTGTTCGAGTAAAGTCATCCCTGTCACTATATGCAATGGTCTAAAATATCTCTTCTCTCTTTTGTATGCTTGTGATCTAGGATTGTATCCAATGAGAAGCCTGTACAGAGGTAAACTAGATTAAAGATGTTCTGAAAACTCGATTAATTATCTCTTCTTTTTCAGGTGTCTTTTTCTATCAGTTTATATATTCAAAACCGGAGCATAATGTTCTGAAAACTTGCCATATTTTGAATAATGTGACTGTGGCTTACAGACCACAGACTAGTTGCATAAGCTTCCTTATTTTCTATGAGATTGCAAGCGGTGTCACAAAGTTGACATATCTTGATTGCAAGTTGACATAGAGAGACTGTCCTGATTCCTATAAAGAATGTATTGGAGTTCACTCTCTTTCGTGTTTAGGAATTTTGGGTTTTAACTTTTATGAACACAGCAAGAAACATGGGGTGCAGGAAGTTCGAGATCACTGTTATTTCAGCTCAACATCTTGGGAATGATTGAGAAAAACTCAAAATCAGtatattaattattgttatgTTATTTTAGTGGGCTATTCTCTTCAGATATCATTATGTATGGCTGTCGATATTTTGTTCGAAATCAGTATGGGGCAAATAGTCAATGCCTGGAATGAATCTTACTTTTTCTCTTcgaaggttatgtttggtttcagtagtaaatatatatatttttagattatttaatctttatatggatgaattaaaataaataaaaataagtttataataacatgtaaaaattatttattaattttaaatttattttttacttcccTTTTAActcttcttttctattttgtgccctttgtattttctttcacatCTTCTGGGAACCATACATAGCTGCAATACAAGTGCATCTTTAACATTGCAGTGTATCTTTTGATATACAGGAGTTGAGGCGTTGATAGGTGAATGTTGAAAGGTAGCATGCTGAGACAGACATTCAAGCATTTGAGAATCTTTCTGCTAGTGGAAGATATCGCTTAGTTGATTTCAATTGATGTGGCTTAGCTATCAAAAAGGATATCGTTTAGTTGACAGGCCTACTACTCTCCTACTTCCATTAAAGTATCGTcttcaattcatttttcaaccaaCTTGAAGCAGCTGGAATTTCAGTTATAAAAATATCTGGAATTGGAAACTGAGTTTGCAAAACTAATGCCATATTATATGCAAAACTATTAAcaaagagaatgaaaataaaattgaatctgTAATGTGTTTTACTAGTAGTTATGAAAATGGAATGAAgtacataattttattattatgtatacatttattatgattcattttttattattatataaaataaaataaaatccacaTTTATCATTATCCGACCAAGCTTCACTTGCAGTGGGTTCCTCTGCGAAATACCTCAACTGTGGGTGTACATAAACAGCACTCCCAACACAATTTCTCTTGAACTTACTCTCATacactttcaaattttcaatttcctgcTTCTGTCTGGAACTTAGATCGAGGAGAACTGTGAACTCAAAAAGGCCAGGCAGCTCATTGAGAAAATCTCCCTTGCAGTAATGCAGAACCTTGCAGGTCATCTCACGGAGATCTCGTATCAAAGTTATTTTCCTCCAGAAATTGTCATCCTTCTGGAGAGTGGTCTCCACCACACTATAGAAAGAATCTGCATGACTGGATTTCACCTGATTCTTCACACCCATGATGTCCATCTTGCTCATTATACGCTTAACAACAGCATGGGAAGTTTTCAACTTCAGAAATCTTGGACGAACaagattcaaaatattaaatacctCCTTCACATGGTTCTGATACAGGGGGCCTGATAGTATGACTTTCTGCGGAGTTTGAACTTTTTGAAGGCAATAATGAAGCTCCATTTTGATGGTCCTTGGAGTGTGATCTTCATCCAAAATAAGAATCTGCGGGGTCTTCAACAGTACTTCCTGACAGGTAAGTTCTGCCTCAGAAGCTCCATCACCAGAAACAATTGCAGTGAACTGTGTATGTCCTAAAAACAGGATGCTCTTCTCCACCACCCACTGTTTCAACACATCTAGCTGCTGAGACGGCCTATCTGCCTTTACTGAGTAGAAGTCATATAGTGGAATATCCTCAACTTGCCAAGTCAGAAACTCTTTCTTCCATGTTGCCAAAATACTCTTGGGAAGTACAACAAGAGATCTGACTTCAGGATGCTTGGTCAGGAAACTTTGCATGAAACTAATGATCATGAAAGTTTTCCCAGATCCTGGAGCATTAGCCAGAATGCAACCCCCTGGATCATCTGCTACCAAGTTGCTTACTAGAAAATTGAAGCCCTCCACTTGATGGGGTTTCATTTGCCTGCTGTGCCTTGGATGAGAGTGGATCACAGTTACACTTGAATCATTTTCAGAAAATCTACGCCCATCTGAGTGGTCATCAGTTGGTTTTCCATCTTTGGTATAGCAATGTTCATGTATGTGACTTTTAGATCTTTTAACCTGgataaaaagcaaaataaaattaaagttgatatgacttaaaaggaaaaaataaacagGAAAAGCACAAAAACTTCCAAATCATGAAGATAACAAAGGAAAAGACCACCAGTCATAACTAAGGAAAGGGCACAGTTGCAGATCTTGCAACTAGGATTTTGTGGCGTCACTCTTAGGGCAATTTATAACTTATTCTGACTAAAATTCATTATAATTTGTCAAACAAATTCTCGAAACAGCTGTGCTGGAGCATACATGAAAATATAACTTAATCTGCATTGAGAGTCAATCTTCTGACaatattgattaaaaacataacataataGTAACATCTAACACACATGATACACagaattttacttttttctttatttgcaaACACATTAGatcttttctattaatttaaaagatcCAGAAGGATAAGATGTCCTTCCACAATATACAACTCTGATCAACAAAAGAGAATAGACTCCTTAACAAGGAACCTGCAAGCTAAGCACCCAAAAAAAGGTCACAAAAAACTGAAGCAATACTTGAACAACCACTAATAACGTAAAGAGGccattaatctccaacaaaaaATACCAACTTCTTTGCTCCTATTTTAGCTAGTCGATATGCCACTTGATTAACAACGTGATGAACCTGACAAATGGAGCATCCCAATTTTGTAATGATATCAAATATTTGGCAGTCACCTGTCAAGCCTCCATGGACCTCTTTCCTTTTTAGCCACccatgagatttttttattttttatttttttatagtgaagTGTGAAACCTCTTTCCTCTTTACTCTTTCCCTTTTAGCCACCCATTAGATGACTAACACAATCACCCTCCACCACAAAGTTAGACAAGCCCAAAGCTTTTGTTTGCATGAGGCCCTCCAATAGTGTTACCACCTTGGCCTCAATAGCAAAACTCTTACCTACAAGTTTAGAGTAGGCTTTGATTATTGAACCTTGATGATATCTAATAACTCAACCAATTCCAAATTGCCCCATGTCACCCAAAGAGTATCCATCAAAGTTCAACTTGACTACTCTTTTGATCAATGATGACGATACTTGAGAGTTCTTCCCAACCAACCTCCCTGCCTTGCATACAAGATGCTAATCTAGCAACATAAGGCTCAAGAGGGTGCCTTTTAAGGCTTAACTAGTAGAGATACAAAGCAAGATGAAGAATAAAACAAGTCCCAAACCGTATCTACTATCCTCTTGAACATCTTAGAAAATCCTTGTATTTCTTTCCCGTCATATTGACCAAATCAAACTAAATCCAGAAATACCCATAGAACCTTTCCTCTAATGTGACCCCCAAATCACTAATAGTGCATTTGGTAGGTGGGAATAAGAATGGAAATAGGATAGGAATGGAGGTGAATCATAATACCATATAGAAGAGAGAAATTAAAATCCTAACAAGAGTGGGATTAGATTTCcataatcataaatttttttattcttatttctattttaaaaaacagtctAAACACATTAATGAATGAGAATGGAATTGATTTCCCATTTGATTCTCTATTTTAGTGTTCCAAACATGGCCTAAAGAAAATGGTCATCATCTCTACCACCATTCATGGTGGAACCCAATCTATTCCAACAAGGCTGAATATATTATGCCATAAACCATATCAACTGagcaataaggaaaaaaatgataagttgATTCACTAATTTCCTTACACATGATGCACCACTCTACGGACAAAGAGATTTGAGAGACCTTCGCTTTTAAAGCATATCATTGATCTTAACCCTCTTACTAGCCACAAGCTATGCAAAAGTCTTTACTTTAAGAGGGGTTTTAGATTTCCAAATGAAATTAGTTGGAGTGAAAAGGACAAAGGTAGATAGATGAATGTGAAAGGGCTTTGAAGAAAGAACTATGAACAAGCTTGAAGAGATCAAAGACCAAACCCTAACATCAATATAGGAAGGTGATAGATGCACATAGGCTGTATAAACATCATATTTAATTCCTCAATTTCTTGGTAAATGAGATTTTAGGAAAAGTCAAAATTCTTAGATGGTAAGGAGGGACAAAAACAATGGTAGAGGGCTCTCTTGACTTCACCACCTTTAAAGGATTTAGGTATCAAATATGAAAGGCTAAATCACCATGCGGGGCGGTCAACACCCCGAGATTTAgatccccatggagagtcctaagggttTGGCAAGTTCcttggttataaaaaaaaataaaaataaaaataaaaatgaaaaggtaAATCACCACACCAAGTATCTTCCCAAAAGTGAATCGTTAAACAATCACCCATAGAGAactgagtaaaaaaaaaaaaaaaaaaaatcagacaaGATTCAAGCAATAACCTTTGAGGGTTGTAACAACaatgttagcatcccaaccactAGAAAGCGGCcaaaagatattcaaaatgatctTATGCCATAaagcatttttctttctaggaaacctccacaaccacttccccaTTTCACTCTTGAGTTTACATCGAGGCCTCATCCAACAAAATTATCTCTATTTCCTTCCCCCACTCCcaactaaaaaaaatccttctaCAATTGTTTATTCCTCTAAGCCACTTTAATCAAAACTTTGAAAGCTGataggaaaaaaatgagaataaaagacAAACACAAATTCACAAGAGTTATTCTATCAGCAAAAGATAAATGGTCTCCCTTCCAACCATCTAACCATTTGGGAATCTTTTTTATGATTAGCATCTTAAAAGTAAACAACTCTTAGGTTCCCCCCGAAGGGGAGACCTAAAGAGGATATGGACCACTCAAACATcccataatataaaataatgaacttGCTCTTGACACATATTGATACCTAACAAAGTGcttttatctaaatttatcTTGAGCCCAAAGACTTACTTGAACACCATCAAAATTAGTTTAAGGTTTTGCAATTTGAGTGGCCTAGCTCGAGGGAAGAAAATTGTGTCATTTACAAATCGTAAATGGGTAATCCTCACTTTAGATCTACCAACTAAAAAGTCCTCAAGAACCCACACTACTCTGCTGTCAATATTAATCTACTCAAGATAACGTGAAAAGAAAGGGAAATAGTGGGCTGCCCTGTCTTAAGCCCCTAGATACCTTAACCCATCCTCTAGCACACACATTAATTAACATAACAAAATTATATGTCGAGAAGCATCCACATATCCAACATCTCCATCCCACTGCAAAACCTTTTCTAAGACatgatttaaaaaatctcattccatatGGTTATAAGCTATTTCAAAATCAATCTTAAAGACCGCCCATTCTTCTCTTGAACATATATTCTCATCTACCACTTTATCGGTCAATAATACTACAACTAGAATTTGTATACCTTCAATGAATGCTCTGGAACTTCGAGGGAAGATTATGGAGTGGATCTTTGGAAGGCTATCAGGAATGGGTGGGAGGAGTTTCACAAAAAGGGTTGTTTTTAGGGTAGGGAATGGTAagagggtgagattttggaaggatagtTGGTGTGGAGAGGATTCCTTGAACAAGGCTTTCCCAATGGTAGGACTAATTGTGGGAGCAGTTTGGTGAAGTGGGCTATTGGAATCTAGTTTTCACAAGACATAATAATGATTGGGAAATAGAAGAGATGGAAGCTTTTTCTAGAAGGTTGCAAGGTCAAGTGATTAGAAGGGGGGTTGAGGATGTCATGCCTTGGCGGGTGTCAAAGAAAGGCCTCTTTACagttaaattcttttattcctTCCTCGCAATTTGCAATGCTAGTGTGTTCACTTCAGGCATTGTGTGAAACCCTTAGGTCTTGAAGAGGGCtagc includes the following:
- the LOC117911601 gene encoding protein CHROMATIN REMODELING 35-like; the encoded protein is MNWMGHTDILYSDIWFKLYCLLQDIAVDPEEDQKEGGEECEHSFVLKDDIGSVCHICGLVDKSIESIIEYEYPKVKRSKSHIHEHCYTKDGKPTDDHSDGRRFSENDSSVTVIHSHPRHSRQMKPHQVEGFNFLVSNLVADDPGGCILANAPGSGKTFMIISFMQSFLTKHPEVRSLVVLPKSILATWKKEFLTWQVEDIPLYDFYSVKADRPSQQLDVLKQWVVEKSILFLGHTQFTAIVSGDGASEAELTCQEVLLKTPQILILDEDHTPRTIKMELHYCLQKVQTPQKVILSGPLYQNHVKEVFNILNLVRPRFLKLKTSHAVVKRIMSKMDIMGVKNQVKSSHADSFYSVVETTLQKDDNFWRKITLIRDLREMTCKVLHYCKGDFLNELPGLFEFTVLLDLSSRQKQEIENLKVYESKFKRNCVGSAVYVHPQLRYFAEEPTASEAWSDNDKCGFYFILYNNKK